One stretch of Amycolatopsis sp. NBC_00345 DNA includes these proteins:
- a CDS encoding SAM-dependent methyltransferase: MGVEVINGVGQTALWTAASRARESARPDRLFEDPYAGLLAGPDGARLLRHFHPSRASDEGNPFLPIRTRWFDDVVAEALRSGIRQVVGLGAGLDTRAYRLDWPDGTVVYEVDQPTVISYKKQVLDHVAKAPRCTLRQVLADLGTAWDDGLVEQGFDRSAPTLWFTEGVLFYLPEDLAADVIRRAAALSAPGSRMAADLIGTGIFRFPYMRTFLARLEESGSPWQFGTDDPAGFFAANGWQADVVTEPGRPGADYSRWSSAANPPGVAILPRSYLVLGHS, encoded by the coding sequence ATGGGTGTTGAGGTGATCAATGGGGTCGGGCAGACCGCGTTGTGGACGGCGGCGTCCCGGGCCCGGGAGAGTGCACGCCCGGACCGGCTGTTCGAAGATCCTTACGCCGGGCTGCTGGCCGGTCCGGACGGCGCTCGCCTGCTACGGCATTTCCACCCGTCGCGCGCATCGGACGAGGGAAATCCCTTTCTGCCGATCCGCACACGATGGTTCGACGACGTGGTGGCGGAGGCGTTGCGGTCGGGAATACGACAGGTCGTCGGTCTGGGCGCCGGGCTCGACACCCGGGCGTACCGCCTGGACTGGCCCGACGGAACCGTGGTCTACGAAGTGGACCAGCCGACGGTCATCTCCTACAAGAAGCAGGTACTCGACCACGTCGCGAAGGCGCCGAGGTGCACGCTCCGGCAGGTGCTCGCCGATCTGGGCACCGCGTGGGACGACGGACTGGTCGAGCAGGGCTTCGACCGCTCCGCGCCGACCCTGTGGTTCACCGAGGGCGTGCTCTTCTACCTGCCGGAAGACCTGGCGGCCGACGTCATCCGCCGTGCTGCCGCGTTGTCGGCTCCCGGCAGCCGGATGGCCGCGGATCTGATCGGCACCGGCATCTTCCGGTTCCCCTATATGCGGACGTTCCTGGCGCGCCTGGAAGAGTCCGGCAGCCCCTGGCAGTTCGGCACGGACGATCCGGCCGGCTTTTTCGCCGCCAACGGCTGGCAGGCCGACGTGGTCACGGAGCCGGGACGGCCCGGCGCCGACTACTCCCGGTGGTCCTCGGCCGCCAACCCGCCGGGGGTCGCGATCCTGCCGCGCAGTTACCTCGTCCTCGGCCACTCCTGA
- a CDS encoding amidase family protein produces MTRPPPVIAELVAGLTSGRLSARELLDQSLDRIGRYNDGLRLVTTIDERAPRWAREADDAAARGESLGPMHGIPVTVKDSFATEGLRTTAGLPELAGHTPAHDADVVQALRRAGAVVFGKTNLAAGCADVQADNPLFGAAANPWDPAYTTGGSSGGSAGAVAAGFSVADVGSDIAGSIRIPAAACGVFGHRPSFGIVPMRGHIPPLQPIEPDLAVAGPLAANVADLETLLDVLVGPGRHDRPAWRVELPAARTIRRVAIWDDDPYCHVDAEIRGALATAATALAGAGVQVEPRRPTGIRLDESDSVARRLLASVALKNHRPADLAAIAAGTRPPGDGLGDEFAAQSYAEWMTADARRERLRARWHSFFTDFDAILLPVGPALVGRHDDRPFAERRIVVDGVERPYWDQLPWTSLTGLARLPTTVVPVQRDSRGLPIGIAVAGPYLEDRTTLQVARLLSEAFGPLGRPDLDLAR; encoded by the coding sequence ATGACGCGGCCACCACCGGTCATCGCCGAACTGGTGGCCGGCCTGACGAGCGGGCGGCTGTCCGCGCGGGAGCTGCTGGACCAGTCCCTCGACCGCATCGGCCGGTACAACGACGGCCTGCGGCTGGTCACCACCATCGACGAGCGTGCCCCGCGTTGGGCGCGTGAGGCGGACGACGCCGCCGCTCGCGGCGAGTCCCTCGGTCCGATGCACGGCATCCCCGTGACCGTCAAGGACAGCTTCGCCACCGAAGGACTGCGGACCACCGCCGGGCTGCCCGAGCTGGCGGGACACACACCGGCGCACGACGCGGACGTCGTCCAGGCGTTGCGCCGGGCCGGTGCTGTCGTTTTCGGAAAGACGAACCTCGCCGCAGGCTGCGCCGACGTGCAGGCGGACAATCCGCTCTTCGGGGCGGCGGCCAACCCCTGGGACCCGGCTTACACGACCGGCGGATCCTCCGGCGGCTCCGCCGGCGCGGTGGCCGCCGGCTTCAGCGTCGCGGACGTCGGGTCGGACATCGCGGGGTCCATCCGGATACCGGCCGCGGCGTGCGGTGTGTTCGGGCACCGGCCGTCCTTCGGCATCGTGCCCATGCGTGGGCACATCCCGCCGCTGCAGCCGATCGAGCCCGACCTGGCCGTTGCCGGACCGCTGGCCGCGAACGTCGCCGACCTGGAGACCCTGCTGGACGTACTCGTCGGGCCCGGCCGCCACGACCGGCCCGCCTGGCGAGTGGAACTGCCCGCCGCCCGCACGATCCGGCGGGTCGCGATCTGGGACGACGATCCGTACTGCCACGTGGACGCCGAAATTCGCGGCGCACTCGCCACGGCCGCCACCGCGCTGGCCGGCGCCGGGGTTCAGGTCGAGCCGAGGCGCCCGACCGGCATCCGGCTCGACGAAAGCGACAGTGTCGCGCGACGGCTGCTGGCGTCGGTCGCGCTGAAGAACCATCGCCCGGCCGACCTGGCCGCCATCGCCGCCGGGACCCGCCCGCCGGGTGACGGGCTGGGCGACGAGTTCGCCGCCCAGAGCTACGCGGAGTGGATGACGGCCGACGCGCGCCGGGAACGGCTGCGTGCCCGCTGGCACAGCTTCTTCACCGATTTCGACGCGATCCTGCTCCCGGTCGGACCCGCGCTGGTCGGCCGGCACGACGACCGGCCGTTCGCGGAGCGCCGCATCGTCGTCGACGGAGTCGAGCGGCCCTACTGGGATCAGTTGCCGTGGACCAGCCTGACCGGGCTGGCGCGCCTGCCGACCACCGTCGTGCCCGTCCAGCGGGACAGCAGGGGCCTGCCGATCGGCATCGCCGTCGCCGGGCCCTACCTCGAGGATCGGACGACGCTACAAGTCGCCCGGCTGCTGAGCGAAGCATTCGGCCCGCTGGGCCGGCCGGACCTCGACCTCGCGCGGTAG
- a CDS encoding phosphopantetheine-binding protein: protein MHTTSDIDTDIATLIAGAIGDVLICEPPELDRDFFLHGGDSVRAVELVTKLTELFGARTGDQESLSSALLLAVFDDASPNALAIVTRKHLQPA, encoded by the coding sequence ATGCACACCACCTCCGATATCGATACCGACATCGCCACCTTGATCGCCGGGGCCATCGGTGACGTCCTCATCTGCGAACCGCCGGAGCTGGACCGGGATTTCTTCCTGCACGGCGGCGACTCGGTGCGCGCGGTCGAACTCGTGACCAAGCTGACCGAACTGTTCGGGGCGCGGACCGGCGACCAGGAGAGCCTGAGCTCGGCGTTGCTGCTCGCCGTCTTCGACGACGCCAGCCCGAACGCGCTGGCGATCGTGACCCGGAAGCACCTCCAGCCGGCATGA
- a CDS encoding aminotransferase class III-fold pyridoxal phosphate-dependent enzyme: MSEPAQVSIAGRWADRELQLNHYGPRLPFGSTGGSGLVQRFVELEGPAAGHEFDVLDASGGYASACLGAGSPVIADALADAVRTAGYATDEIASAERARLLSRLFGGDGLFARSFSAGEYHVSGRNSGSEGIELALRLAVETRFDRRHLRPVPGHGERDLILAFEGAWHGWTAGLVPLVNRRHYRVGLPDQSGGGPHGVTVRHIPYGDIASARDFFAAHGERVLAVVAEPVQGDAGILVPPPGYLRELAGLCRGNGALLIADEVLTFAKTGRFFAMTDDEGPIPTDITVIGKSLGMGALSTSMVIARRELSVRETGAVSTSDLRPLTCAVIRAGLEHLTETKLVDRAADLGGVIADALSDLVSAFPQLYQESRGLGVMHGVELTEAAAQRVSDLRVQLIRHGVYVEFMSGAGRRSGGLRYVFPTMRVTLPLIATEDDVAELARRLVSGSREFARTVA; the protein is encoded by the coding sequence GTGTCTGAGCCGGCACAGGTGTCCATCGCCGGGCGGTGGGCCGACCGCGAGTTGCAGCTGAATCACTACGGTCCCCGGCTGCCTTTCGGCAGCACCGGCGGAAGCGGCCTGGTCCAGCGGTTCGTGGAGCTGGAGGGCCCGGCGGCCGGTCACGAGTTCGACGTGCTGGACGCGAGCGGCGGCTACGCCAGCGCCTGTCTCGGTGCGGGTTCCCCGGTGATCGCCGACGCGCTCGCCGACGCGGTCCGCACCGCGGGTTACGCCACCGACGAGATCGCCTCCGCCGAGCGGGCCCGGCTGCTCAGCCGCCTGTTCGGCGGAGACGGGCTCTTCGCCCGTTCGTTCAGTGCCGGGGAATACCACGTCAGCGGTCGTAACTCCGGTTCCGAGGGCATCGAGCTGGCGCTGCGGCTGGCCGTGGAGACCCGGTTCGACCGGCGCCACCTCAGGCCCGTGCCCGGCCACGGCGAGCGCGACCTGATCCTGGCGTTCGAGGGCGCCTGGCACGGCTGGACCGCAGGCCTGGTGCCGCTGGTCAACCGCAGGCACTACCGGGTCGGGCTGCCGGATCAGAGCGGCGGCGGGCCGCACGGCGTCACGGTCCGCCACATCCCGTACGGCGACATCGCCTCGGCGCGGGACTTCTTCGCCGCCCACGGCGAACGGGTCCTGGCCGTCGTGGCCGAACCGGTGCAGGGCGACGCCGGCATCCTGGTCCCGCCGCCCGGCTACCTGCGCGAGCTCGCCGGGCTGTGCCGCGGGAACGGCGCGCTGCTGATCGCCGACGAGGTGCTCACCTTCGCCAAGACCGGCCGGTTCTTCGCGATGACCGACGACGAGGGGCCGATCCCGACGGACATCACGGTGATCGGCAAGAGCCTGGGCATGGGTGCGCTGTCCACTTCGATGGTGATCGCCCGCCGTGAGCTGAGCGTCCGGGAGACCGGTGCGGTCTCCACATCGGACCTGCGCCCGCTGACCTGTGCGGTGATCCGGGCCGGGCTCGAGCACCTGACCGAGACGAAACTGGTCGACCGGGCCGCGGACCTCGGTGGCGTCATCGCCGACGCGCTCAGCGACCTCGTCTCGGCGTTCCCGCAGCTGTATCAGGAATCCCGGGGCCTCGGCGTGATGCACGGCGTCGAGCTGACCGAAGCCGCCGCCCAGCGGGTCAGCGACCTGCGTGTCCAGCTGATCCGGCACGGCGTCTACGTGGAATTCATGTCCGGTGCGGGCCGCCGGTCCGGAGGCCTGCGTTACGTATTCCCGACGATGCGAGTCACGCTCCCGCTGATCGCGACCGAGGACGACGTCGCCGAACTGGCCCGACGGCTCGTCTCCGGTTCCCGCGAATTCGCCAGGACAGTGGCATGA
- a CDS encoding acyl carrier protein — protein sequence MDDVQLIIRKFLVDDLFVEFPEPEIGSDDRLRAEFGLDSLGFVELRVLCEQRFGIHISDEDFSTENFTSINSVADLVQKLRAAQGV from the coding sequence GTGGACGACGTTCAGCTGATTATCAGGAAATTTCTCGTGGATGATCTTTTCGTTGAGTTTCCGGAGCCGGAGATCGGCTCGGATGACCGGTTGCGCGCCGAGTTCGGCCTGGACTCGCTCGGTTTCGTCGAACTTCGCGTGTTGTGCGAGCAGCGTTTCGGTATCCATATCTCGGATGAGGACTTCAGCACGGAGAACTTCACCAGCATCAACTCGGTTGCCGACCTGGTGCAGAAACTGCGGGCGGCCCAGGGTGTCTGA
- a CDS encoding acyl-CoA thioesterase, whose amino-acid sequence MTALVRLDRRIEHIDTDAAGVVHFTRYLSLLESAVLENLDRLGIGLAALAENGTSLVVVESRLRHQASARFLDDVGIDVSVSHLGAASLRISGTVSGPHGPLATGTLAFGFVDTQGSPAVIPARIATVLKELLR is encoded by the coding sequence ATGACAGCGCTCGTCCGGCTCGACCGGAGAATCGAGCACATCGACACCGATGCGGCCGGGGTCGTGCATTTCACCCGCTACCTGTCCTTATTGGAATCGGCTGTCCTGGAGAACCTGGACCGCCTGGGAATCGGGCTGGCGGCCCTCGCCGAAAACGGGACCAGCCTGGTAGTGGTCGAATCCCGGCTACGGCACCAGGCCAGCGCGCGGTTCCTCGACGACGTCGGCATCGACGTGTCCGTGAGCCATCTCGGCGCGGCCAGCCTGCGGATTTCCGGGACCGTCAGCGGACCGCACGGCCCGCTGGCGACCGGCACCCTCGCCTTCGGATTCGTCGACACGCAGGGAAGCCCCGCTGTCATCCCCGCCCGGATCGCGACCGTGCTGAAGGAGCTGCTCCGATGA
- a CDS encoding 3-oxoacyl-[acyl-carrier-protein] synthase III C-terminal domain-containing protein has protein sequence MTSLESVAVYLPANRKPIAGYLIDQGMSHRQIRVYQQYYGFSETRSDDVPLAGQLVAAAEALPGFSSLRGRIRYVVQARTMPVTTPYPLNPLHEVRNRLGLRHALSLCLNQQACASALMAVEVAGRMLAEDHDPDGLALVFAGEKTFTADARMLGMTAMVGEGAAAILVGSGGRRDRLLGFATRILGRYHRATRMAEEENEEWGARYSTLFGGVIKAALDRAKMSPGDVDLILPHNVNQLSWFKTMKTLGIRDKKVLYLDNLASLGHCFGADSFISYTTATAAGRLKPGDRYVMTAVGLGSTVSAMVFQH, from the coding sequence TTGACCTCTCTGGAATCGGTGGCCGTGTACCTGCCGGCGAACCGGAAGCCGATCGCCGGGTACCTGATCGACCAGGGGATGAGTCACCGGCAGATCCGGGTCTACCAGCAGTACTACGGGTTTTCGGAGACCCGGTCGGACGACGTGCCGCTGGCCGGTCAGCTGGTCGCGGCGGCGGAGGCGTTGCCGGGCTTCTCCTCGTTGCGCGGCCGTATCCGGTATGTGGTGCAGGCCCGCACGATGCCGGTCACCACGCCGTATCCGCTCAATCCGCTGCACGAGGTCCGGAACCGGCTCGGGCTGCGGCACGCCCTCTCCCTCTGCCTGAACCAGCAGGCGTGCGCCTCCGCGCTGATGGCGGTCGAGGTCGCCGGCCGGATGCTCGCGGAGGACCACGATCCGGACGGTCTGGCTCTCGTTTTCGCCGGCGAGAAGACCTTCACCGCGGACGCCCGGATGCTCGGCATGACGGCAATGGTGGGCGAAGGCGCGGCCGCGATCCTGGTCGGTTCGGGCGGTCGCCGGGACCGGTTGCTCGGTTTCGCCACGCGGATTCTGGGAAGGTATCACCGTGCCACCCGGATGGCCGAGGAAGAGAACGAGGAATGGGGCGCCCGCTACTCGACCTTGTTCGGCGGCGTCATCAAGGCGGCCCTGGATCGTGCGAAAATGTCTCCCGGGGACGTCGACCTCATCCTGCCGCACAACGTCAACCAGCTGTCGTGGTTCAAGACGATGAAGACGCTGGGGATCAGGGACAAGAAGGTGCTGTACCTGGACAACCTCGCGAGCCTGGGACACTGCTTCGGCGCCGACTCGTTCATCAGCTACACCACCGCGACGGCAGCGGGGCGGCTGAAGCCGGGAGACCGCTACGTCATGACCGCGGTGGGTCTGGGCAGCACCGTGTCCGCCATGGTCTTCCAGCACTGA
- a CDS encoding aspartyl/asparaginyl beta-hydroxylase domain-containing protein: MKKIDAIFNSVKERYGEFSVERVENMLKTGGHERQPAQKDAKMIMPGLTQRAWHDPYEHAEIAPVVQAFEAGHPAIKAEFEKAWRDASDEFTNYEHFLMTKPEWQALYLFFQGSLVEKSSETVPTAYGILKNDAIDKGVFCPLLEAHFSTLLPGTGVPSHTDLWNFTINLHVAVDIPEKCGIRVVDETREWEEGKCLLFDYSFEHESWNNGDRPRTCLLVDLWHPDTTPPEREALMGLVPQIRRFGGLG, translated from the coding sequence ATGAAGAAAATCGATGCCATCTTCAATTCAGTGAAGGAACGTTACGGCGAATTCTCCGTCGAGCGGGTCGAGAACATGCTGAAGACGGGCGGCCACGAGCGCCAGCCGGCGCAGAAGGACGCCAAAATGATCATGCCGGGGCTGACGCAGCGGGCCTGGCACGACCCGTACGAGCACGCGGAGATCGCCCCCGTGGTCCAGGCGTTCGAGGCCGGCCACCCCGCGATCAAGGCGGAATTCGAAAAGGCGTGGCGGGATGCGTCGGACGAATTCACCAACTACGAACACTTTCTGATGACCAAGCCGGAATGGCAGGCGCTTTACCTCTTCTTCCAGGGCTCCCTGGTGGAGAAGTCGTCCGAAACCGTGCCGACGGCATACGGGATCCTGAAGAACGACGCCATCGACAAAGGCGTGTTCTGCCCGCTGCTCGAGGCTCATTTCTCCACTCTGCTGCCCGGCACCGGCGTCCCCTCGCACACCGACCTCTGGAACTTCACCATCAACCTGCACGTCGCCGTCGACATCCCCGAGAAATGCGGCATTCGTGTCGTCGACGAAACCCGGGAATGGGAGGAAGGCAAGTGCCTCCTGTTCGACTACTCCTTCGAGCACGAGTCGTGGAACAACGGCGACCGCCCGCGGACCTGCCTGCTGGTGGATCTCTGGCACCCCGACACCACTCCCCCGGAACGTGAGGCGCTGATGGGCCTCGTGCCCCAGATCCGCAGGTTCGGTGGCCTGGGCTAG